GGCCGGGTCGATGCCGAGGTCGCGGTACGCCGCCTCGAAGGCGCGGCGCTGCGAGTCGGTCTCGACGGTCGAGCCCGACTTCGACGACACGACGAGCGCGGTGCGCTCCAGGCCGCCGTCGAGGGCCGCGAGCACCTGGCCGGGCGCGGTGGAGTCGAGGATCGTCAGCTCGACGCCTGCGGTCTGCGTGATCACCTCGGGGGCGAGCGAGGAGCCGCCCATGCCGGCGAGCACGAAGCGGTCGACGCCACGCGCCGCGAGCTCCTCGCGCAGGGCGACGATCTCGGGGACGAGCGGGCGCGACACCGAGACGGCGTTCACCCAGCCGAGGCGCTTCGACGACTCGGACTCGGCCTCCGGGCCCCACAGGGTGGGGTCGCCGTTGGTGATGCCGCTGGCGACGAGATCCGCGACGAGGGTCGGCAGCGTCCGCTCGACGGCGGCCTCGGCCGCGCCGGAGACGTGGATGGAGAAGGTCATGCCCGGGCCTCCTTCAGTGCCGCCTCGACGGTGGCCTGCAGTTCCTTCCACGAGGCGATGAACTTGTCCACGCCCTCGTCCTCGAGCACCTGCGTGACGTCGGCGAAGTCGACGCCGACGGCGGCGAGGCCGTCGAGCACGGCGTGCGCGTCGGAGTACGCGCCCGTGACGGTGTCGCCGGCGATGACCGCGTGGTCGTACGTCGCCTCGAGCGTCTTCTCGGGCATCGTGTTGACGGTGCCGGGCGCGACGAGCTCGGTGACGTAGAGCGTGTCGGGCAGGGCCGGGTCCTTGACGCCGGTCGAGGCCCACAGCGGCCGCTGCACGTTGGCGCCCGCGTCGAGCAGCTCGGTGGCGCGCGGCTCGGCGAAGCGCTGTTCGTACAGCTCGTAGGCGAGGCGGGCGTTCGCGACGCCGGCCTTCGACTTCAGCGCGAGCGCGTCGGCGGAGCCGATCGCGGTCAGGCGCTTGTCCACCTCGGTGTCGACCCGCGAGACGAAGAACGAGGCCACCGACTGGATCGTCGACAGGTCGATGCCGTCCGCCTTCGCGGTCTCGAGGCCCGTGAGGTACGCGTCGATCACCTCGCCGTAGCGCTCGAGCGAGAAGATCAGCGTCACGTTGACGCTGATGCCGGCGCCGATCACCTGGGCGATGGCGGGCAGGCCGGCCTTCGTCGCGGGGATCTTGATGAGCGCGTTGGGGCGGCCGACGAGCTCGGCGAGCTGCTTGGCCTGCGCCACGGTGGCAGCGGTGTCGTGCGCGAGCTCGGGGGAGACCTCGATCGACACGCGGCCGTCCACGCCGCCGGTCGCCTCGAACACGGGGGCGAACACATCGCACGCGTTGCGCACGTCGTCGGTGGTGATGGTGGTGATGGCGTCGTCGACGCTGGCGCCGGAGGCGGCGAGCTGCGCCACCTGCGCCGCGTACGCCTCGCCCTTGGCGAGCGCGCCGGCGAAGATCGTCGGGTTGGTGGTGACACCGCTGATGTCGCGGGTCTCGATGAGCTCCTGCAGGTTGCCGGAGGTGATGCGCTGGCGCGACAGGTCGTCGAGCCAGATGCTCACGCCCGCGGCGGCGAGCTGGGCGGTGGGGGTGGTGCTCATGATGCGTTCTCCTGGAGGGTCTCGCGGGCCGCGGCCACCACGGCCTCGGCGGTGATGCCGAACTTCTCGAACAGGGTCTTGTAGTCGGCCGATGCGCCGTAGTGCTCGATCGACACCGAACGGCCGGTGTCGCCGACGATGCCGCGCCACGTCAGCGCGATGCCGGCCTCGACCGACACCCGCGCCTTGATGGACGACGGCAGCACGCTCTCGCGGTAGGCC
This genomic interval from Microbacterium sediminis contains the following:
- the tal gene encoding transaldolase, giving the protein MSTTPTAQLAAAGVSIWLDDLSRQRITSGNLQELIETRDISGVTTNPTIFAGALAKGEAYAAQVAQLAASGASVDDAITTITTDDVRNACDVFAPVFEATGGVDGRVSIEVSPELAHDTAATVAQAKQLAELVGRPNALIKIPATKAGLPAIAQVIGAGISVNVTLIFSLERYGEVIDAYLTGLETAKADGIDLSTIQSVASFFVSRVDTEVDKRLTAIGSADALALKSKAGVANARLAYELYEQRFAEPRATELLDAGANVQRPLWASTGVKDPALPDTLYVTELVAPGTVNTMPEKTLEATYDHAVIAGDTVTGAYSDAHAVLDGLAAVGVDFADVTQVLEDEGVDKFIASWKELQATVEAALKEARA